Proteins co-encoded in one Setaria viridis chromosome 9, Setaria_viridis_v4.0, whole genome shotgun sequence genomic window:
- the LOC117839301 gene encoding nuclear cap-binding protein subunit 1 isoform X5, whose product MSAGWRTLLLRIGDRCPEYGGSADHKEHIETCYGVLSREYEHSRDAIFEFLLQCAEQLPHKIPFFGVLIGLLNLENEDFAKDIVDTTQAKLQDALHTENRDRIRILLRFLSGLMCSKVVVPNSIIETFETLLSSAATILDEETGNPSWQPRADFYVYCILASLPWGGPELFEQVPDEFERVLVGIQSYISIRRHFDDIAFSVFETDEGHSPNKKDFIEDLWERIQILSRSGWKVKSVPKPHLSFEAQLVAGKSHRLSPISCPPPNLSPTSSEILKGQEKHEADLKYPQRLRRLHIFPTNKAENMQPVDRFVVEECILDVLLFFNGCRKECAFYLVSLPVSFRYEYLMAETIFSQLLLLPNPPFRPIYYTLVIIDLCKALPGAFPSVVVGAVHALFDRISKMDMECRTRLILWFSHHLSNFQFIWPWQEWSYVKDLPKWAPQRVFVQEVLEREIRLSYFEKIKQSIEDAAELEELLPPKAGPNFKFLSDESNEKTDGHKLSKELVGMVRGKKNTRDIILWVEEQIIPTNGAEFALDVVIQTLLDIGSKSFTHLITVLERYGQIISKLCPNEEMQLLLMDEVSAYWKNSTQMTAIAIDRMMGYRMISNLAIVKWVFSPANVEQFHVSDRPWEILRNAVSKTYNRISDLRKEIQSLKKGLQVAKEASANAIRELEEAKSVLEIVEGQPAPAERPGRLRRLQAYADKAKQEEVSMEESLEAKGALLARALEESKELLKLLFKRFVDVLTERLPTVSADGEIPNLRAGDQNVNFAARDLETATMEIDNENGADKNSEPNGQNTKDGYNVGELEQWCLCTLGYLKSFSRQYATEIWSHIAMLDEEVFIGDIHPLIRKAAFSAGAPEVLITMLSRSITCRL is encoded by the exons GAAACTTGCTATGGCGTGCTAAGTCGAGAATATGAACACTCCAGAGACGCTATATTTGAG TTCCTCCTTCAGTGTGCAGAACAACTGCCTCACAAGATCCCTTTCTTTGGAGTTTTG ATTGGTCTGTTAAACTTGGAGAATGAAGACTTTGCCAAGGATATTGTAGATACCACACAGGCCAAGCTACAG GATGCCTTGCACACTGAAAATCGTGATAGAATTAGGATATTGCTGCGTTTTCTCAGTGGCCTG ATGTGCAGCAAAGTTGTAGTTCCAAATTCAATCATTGAGACATTTGAGACTCTATTATCATCTGCTGCAACAATATTAGACGAGGAGACTGGAAATCCTTCGTGGCAACCACGTGCTGACTTTTATGTTTATTGTATTTTGGCTTCCCTTCCATGGGGTGGTCCAGAATTGTTTGAG CAAGTTCCGGATGAGTTCGAGAGAGTTTTGGTTGGTATACAGTCTTACATAAGTATCAGAAGGCATTTTGATGATATTGCTTTCTCTGTCTTTGAGACAGATGAAGGCCACTCTCCCAACAAAAAG GATTTCATTGAAGATCTATGGGAGCGCATTCAAATTCTTTCCCGCAGCGGATGGAAAGTTAAAAGTG TTCCGAAGCCCCACTTGTCGTTTGAAGCTCAGCTGGTGGCTGGAAAATCACATCGTCTTTCCCCGATTAGTTGCCCTCCGCCTAATCTCTCTCCGACTTCTTCTGAAATATTAAAAGGACAGGAAAAACATGAAGCTGATCTGAAGTATCCTCAAAGGCTTCGTAGACTCCATATCTTTCCGACAAATAAAGCTGAG AACATGCAGCCTGTAGATCGTTTTGTTGTTGAAGAATGCATATTGGATGTGCTACTTTTCTTCAATGGCTG TCGGAAAGAATGTGCGTTTTATCTGGTCAGCCTACCTGTGTCTTTTCGATATGAGTACCTGATGGCTGAAACCATATTTTCACAG CTACTGCTGTTGCCCAATCCACCTTTCAGGCCAATTTATTATACATTGGTTATCATTGATCTTTGCAAG GCTTTGCCAGGTGCATTCCCTTCAGTTGTAGTAGGAGCTGTGCATGCTCTTTTTGACAGAATTAGTAAGATGGACATGGAGTGCCGCACCAGGCTTATCCTATGGTTTTCGCACCACTT GTCAAATTTTCAATTCATTTGGCCTTGGCAGGAGTGGTCTTATGTCAAGGACCTCCCAAAGTGGGCTCCACAGCGTGTTTTTGTCCAAGAAGTGTTGGAAAGGGAAATCCGCTTGTCCTACTTTGAAAAAATCAAACAG AGTATCGAGGATGCTGCTGAGTTAGAAGAACTGTTACCCCCAAAAGCAGGCCCTAATTTCAAATTCCTTAGTGATGAAAGCAATGAAAAAACCGATGGCCATAAGTTATCAAAGGAACTTGTTGGCATGGTTAGAGGAAAGAAGAACACACGTGATATTATTTTATGGGTGGAGGAACAGATAATTCCGACAAATGGTGCTGAATTTGCCCTTGATGTTGTTATCCAGACACTTCTTGACATCGGTTCAAAAAGTTTCACCCATCTAATCACTGTTTTGGAGAGATATGGTCAAATAATCTCCAAGCTATGTCCAAATGAGGAAATGCAGTTACTGTTGATGGATGAAGTCAGTGCTTATTGGAAGAACAGTACCCAGATGACTGCTATAGCTATTGATAGAATGATGGGTTATCGCATGATATCAAATTTGGCTATTGTCAAATGGGTTTTTTCTCCTGCCAATGTTGAGCAATTCCATGTTTCTGATCGCCCATGGGAG ATTCTCAGAAATGCTGTTAGTAAAACGTACAATCGGATCAGTGACCTCCGGAAGGAAATTCAGTCACTCAAGAAGGGCCTTCAAGTTGCTAAAGAGGCCAGTGCAAATGCCATAAGGGAGCTGGAGGAGGCAAAATCAGTACTGGAGATTGTAGAGGGGCAACCTGCACCAGCTGAAAGACCAGGTAGGCTAAGGCGGCTCCAAGCATATGCTGACAAGGCAAAGCAAGAGGAAGTAAGTATGGAAGAATCTTTAGAAGCAAAGGGAGCTCTCCTTGCTCGGGCTCTTGAAGAAAGCAAG GAATTGCTTAAGTTACTATTTAAGAGGTTTGTTGACGTGCTCACTGAACGTTTGCCAACTGTCTCTGCTGATGGAGAGATTCCTAATCTTCGCGCTGGAGATCAAAATGTAAATTTTGCTGCCCGAGATCTTGAAACAGCAACAATGGAGATAGACAATGAAAATGGAGCAGATAAAAATAG TGAACCAAATGGGCAAAACACAAAAGATGGCTACAATGTTGGAGAGCTCGAGCAATGGTGCCTTTGTACACTGGGTTATCTCAAGTCATTTTCCCGCCAATATGCAACTGAG ATTTGGTCTCACATAGCAATGTTGGACGAGGAGGTCTTCATTGGGGACATTCACCCTCTTATCCGGAAAGCTGCTTTCTCTG CAGGTGCACCAGAGGTCCTCATCACCATGCTGTCCAGAAGCATTACCTGCAGATTATA